From the Candidatus Peregrinibacteria bacterium genome, one window contains:
- a CDS encoding Glu/Leu/Phe/Val dehydrogenase: protein MSLFRNMLAQMEEAGNLLELTADAKVILENPERILFVSIPVRMDSGEIQVFEGYRVQHSTIRGPAKGGVRYSKDLNLEEVKALAAWMSIKTSVVNIPLGGGKGGVKVDTSHLSDAELERLTRGYVQAIAPIIGPRKDVPAPDMYTNQRIMGWMADEFSRLQGETTFGVVTGKPLEIGGSVGRDAATAQGGIYILERYLEKVGREVQTAVVQGFGNVGGHMARLLHEKGIRVLAVSDVGGGVFSEKGIDIPGAYCALKEHGTVSKMAGGKQISNEELLSLSCDLLVLAALENQVRSDNVDAVCAQMIMELANGPITPEADKILAKRRIPVIPDILANAGGVTVSYFELVQNESNLYWSLNKVHRRLKIIMNNALDEVLENQRLCEESSEKLKKKIASGEGYPVTLRQSAFVTALKRIERAMKFRGRI, encoded by the coding sequence ATGTCACTTTTTCGGAACATGTTAGCACAAATGGAAGAAGCAGGGAATCTCCTCGAGCTGACAGCAGATGCGAAGGTTATTCTCGAAAACCCCGAGCGCATCCTTTTTGTCTCTATTCCAGTTCGCATGGATTCTGGAGAAATTCAGGTATTTGAAGGGTATCGAGTTCAACATAGTACTATTCGTGGACCGGCAAAAGGGGGAGTGCGCTACTCAAAAGACTTAAATCTTGAAGAAGTGAAGGCGCTTGCCGCATGGATGAGCATTAAAACATCAGTGGTTAATATTCCGCTTGGCGGAGGAAAAGGGGGAGTCAAGGTAGACACCTCTCATCTTTCAGATGCAGAGCTTGAGCGACTTACTCGCGGTTATGTTCAGGCGATTGCCCCCATTATTGGTCCTCGAAAAGATGTTCCTGCTCCAGATATGTACACCAATCAGAGAATTATGGGATGGATGGCCGATGAATTCAGCAGACTTCAAGGGGAAACAACCTTTGGTGTTGTGACGGGGAAGCCACTAGAAATTGGAGGAAGTGTTGGTCGAGATGCGGCAACAGCACAAGGAGGTATCTATATATTAGAACGCTATCTCGAAAAAGTAGGAAGAGAAGTACAAACAGCGGTAGTTCAGGGGTTTGGAAATGTTGGCGGACATATGGCACGTCTTCTTCATGAGAAAGGTATTCGTGTTCTTGCGGTTTCAGATGTTGGTGGTGGAGTTTTTTCAGAGAAAGGCATTGACATTCCAGGGGCATATTGTGCCCTAAAAGAACATGGAACAGTTTCAAAAATGGCAGGAGGAAAACAGATATCCAATGAGGAACTTTTGTCTCTCTCTTGCGATCTTCTTGTTTTGGCGGCTCTTGAAAATCAAGTTCGATCAGACAATGTTGATGCTGTTTGCGCACAAATGATTATGGAACTTGCCAACGGTCCAATAACGCCAGAGGCAGACAAAATTCTTGCAAAACGCAGAATTCCGGTTATACCCGATATTCTTGCTAATGCAGGTGGTGTCACGGTTTCATATTTTGAACTTGTACAGAATGAGTCAAATTTGTATTGGTCACTCAACAAAGTTCACCGGCGTCTTAAGATTATTATGAATAATGCGCTTGATGAGGTTCTTGAAAATCAAAGACTCTGTGAGGAGTCTTCTGAAAAATTGAAGAAAAAAATTGCTTCTGGTGAAGGATACCCCGTAACATTGCGTCAATCTGCTTTTGTGACGGCACTCAAAAGAATTGAACGAGCAATGAAATTTCGAGGACGAATTTAG
- a CDS encoding pyridoxal phosphate-dependent aminotransferase → MKFLNNDWGWDVEETPPFLAFRSLRRKAVERFGEANILDISQGEPGYGFAPSERGRRFFSFLLLADTVLNNNRTDSRFGSETEESFPNIEKTLCDIIETHYAPEFGKVLQEDLEDFLFALENIFQKQGIPKTRFEILFDLFKFSVLSGGRYPNPWGEMVTRMAIAEEHSNAFGFPVSFEDIVLLLGASQGVGMFFKSLGEEGVGFLQEGDTLLMISPVYAPYMQFAEDRKLHLLSISINPETGEVDEESIQNALHSPKRIKAIILIDPNNPTGFPLEKKVLESITDIAEKHNSIILTDEVYAHFFPKKESISKIERAKKRTIHLDAISKIERSTGVRLGSLYLAPEARYFIAQKILEPECPGFLEKYSDMRWFLFLAKSFGGRTIGVFQHISGVPGPSQILGLCHLLLGKKERKEYVDHLRKKVLSFYSSAGLPEPKNMYYGIIDISKIEGSETREKPIEQVLTELAVEGGLIVMPAHKFFPKQDQKKQNTKRLIRVSLPNLSYENTKKAGAIFSKLLRK, encoded by the coding sequence ATGAAGTTTCTTAACAACGATTGGGGTTGGGATGTAGAAGAGACCCCACCTTTTCTTGCCTTTCGCTCTCTACGTCGAAAAGCTGTAGAACGTTTTGGAGAAGCGAATATTTTGGATATTTCTCAAGGAGAACCCGGATACGGTTTTGCGCCAAGCGAACGAGGAAGGCGGTTTTTTTCTTTTCTTCTCCTCGCAGATACGGTTTTAAATAATAACCGAACTGATTCCCGATTTGGATCAGAAACAGAAGAAAGTTTTCCCAATATTGAAAAAACACTTTGTGACATTATTGAGACACATTATGCTCCAGAATTTGGAAAAGTCCTTCAAGAAGATCTTGAAGATTTTCTCTTCGCACTCGAAAATATTTTTCAAAAACAGGGAATTCCAAAAACACGATTCGAAATTCTCTTTGATCTCTTTAAATTTTCTGTTCTTTCTGGTGGGCGGTACCCTAATCCATGGGGAGAGATGGTAACACGAATGGCAATTGCCGAAGAGCATAGTAATGCCTTTGGATTTCCCGTGAGTTTTGAAGACATCGTTCTTTTACTTGGTGCATCTCAGGGGGTAGGAATGTTTTTCAAAAGTCTCGGAGAAGAGGGGGTCGGTTTTCTGCAAGAAGGAGATACTCTTCTTATGATATCTCCCGTCTATGCTCCCTATATGCAATTTGCGGAAGATCGAAAGCTTCATCTTCTTTCCATCTCTATCAATCCAGAAACAGGAGAGGTAGATGAAGAGAGTATTCAAAATGCACTTCACTCACCGAAGAGAATTAAAGCGATTATCCTTATTGACCCCAACAATCCCACAGGATTTCCTCTTGAAAAAAAAGTTTTAGAAAGCATTACCGATATTGCAGAAAAACATAATTCCATCATTTTGACTGATGAAGTTTATGCGCATTTTTTCCCTAAAAAAGAGAGTATTTCCAAAATAGAGCGAGCAAAAAAACGTACCATTCATCTTGATGCTATTTCTAAAATAGAGCGCTCTACAGGCGTTCGCCTCGGAAGCTTGTATCTGGCTCCAGAGGCACGTTACTTTATTGCTCAAAAAATTTTGGAACCAGAGTGTCCAGGATTTTTAGAAAAATATTCGGATATGCGCTGGTTCCTCTTTCTTGCGAAATCATTTGGAGGACGTACTATTGGCGTTTTTCAGCATATTTCTGGTGTTCCGGGTCCATCTCAAATATTAGGACTCTGTCATCTTCTTCTCGGAAAGAAAGAACGAAAAGAATATGTGGATCATCTGCGAAAAAAAGTGTTGAGCTTCTATTCTTCTGCTGGACTTCCAGAGCCGAAAAATATGTATTATGGCATTATTGATATCTCAAAAATAGAGGGGTCAGAGACACGAGAAAAGCCAATTGAACAGGTGCTTACAGAGTTGGCGGTAGAGGGTGGACTCATCGTAATGCCAGCACATAAATTTTTCCCAAAGCAAGATCAGAAAAAACAGAATACAAAGCGTCTTATTCGTGTTTCATTACCAAATCTTTCGTACGAAAATACGAAAAAAGCGGGAGCTATTTTTTCGAAACTACTTCGAAAATAA
- the ispG gene encoding flavodoxin-dependent (E)-4-hydroxy-3-methylbut-2-enyl-diphosphate synthase, with the protein MRRISTPVRVGNVMLGGNAPIIIQSMTNTDTADIDSTVHQILELSNAGSEMVRITVDRPESAEAVPQIVERVRKFSPVPIIGDFHFNGHILLKKYPDMAKCLDKYRINPGNIGRGEKRDSHFETILEMAQKYKKPIRIGVNGGSLDPELLAEKMDKNRMQKTPRSDTEIFEETLQESALASLAFAESFGIPLSQMVISAKVSEVTSLIRIHRFLADRTQVAIHLGLTEAGGGLSGIISSTSGLSVLLLEGIGDTIRVSYTPSSGESRIQEVRIAREILQSLELRTFFPKITSCPGCGRTTGNHFQEFSEKIRQEVTARLPKWKQNFPGSEKLKIAVMGCIVNGPGEARSADIGIFFPGRGEGKVAEIYGDGEKICNISGEENISEIFFSFVEEYLQKRFIKK; encoded by the coding sequence ATGCGAAGAATATCAACTCCAGTTCGTGTGGGAAATGTAATGCTCGGCGGCAATGCCCCCATCATTATTCAATCGATGACCAATACTGACACCGCAGATATTGATTCTACTGTTCATCAAATTCTAGAGCTCTCCAATGCTGGAAGTGAGATGGTGCGTATTACCGTCGATCGTCCAGAGTCTGCCGAAGCGGTGCCACAGATTGTAGAGCGCGTTCGAAAATTTTCACCTGTTCCTATTATTGGAGACTTTCACTTTAATGGACACATTCTTCTTAAAAAATATCCCGATATGGCAAAATGCCTTGATAAATACCGCATCAACCCTGGAAACATAGGACGAGGAGAAAAAAGAGACAGTCATTTTGAAACAATTTTGGAAATGGCGCAAAAATACAAAAAGCCAATTCGGATTGGTGTGAATGGCGGTTCACTCGATCCAGAGCTTTTGGCAGAGAAAATGGATAAAAATCGTATGCAGAAGACACCACGATCTGATACAGAAATTTTTGAAGAAACGCTTCAAGAATCTGCCCTTGCTTCTCTCGCATTTGCAGAGTCTTTTGGTATTCCACTTTCCCAAATGGTGATTTCTGCCAAAGTATCAGAAGTGACATCACTTATTCGTATTCATCGCTTTTTGGCAGATCGGACACAAGTCGCTATTCATCTTGGTCTCACTGAAGCCGGTGGCGGACTTTCGGGAATAATTTCAAGTACTTCTGGGCTTTCTGTACTTCTTTTAGAAGGAATTGGTGATACTATTCGAGTTTCTTACACTCCGAGTTCCGGAGAATCGAGAATACAGGAAGTACGAATTGCACGAGAAATTTTGCAATCATTAGAGCTTCGAACATTTTTCCCAAAAATTACAAGTTGTCCGGGGTGTGGACGCACCACGGGAAATCATTTTCAAGAATTTTCAGAGAAAATTCGACAAGAAGTCACGGCAAGATTGCCGAAATGGAAGCAAAATTTTCCTGGTTCAGAAAAACTCAAAATTGCAGTAATGGGATGTATTGTCAATGGTCCTGGTGAGGCTCGTTCAGCAGATATTGGTATTTTTTTCCCCGGAAGAGGGGAGGGGAAAGTGGCAGAGATTTATGGAGATGGAGAAAAAATATGCAATATTTCGGGAGAGGAAAATATTTCTGAAATTTTCTTTTCATTTGTAGAAGAATACCTCCAAAAGAGATTCATAAAAAAATAG
- a CDS encoding V-type ATP synthase subunit B: MQIQLKTVSDIAGPLLFVNIPDGIRVGYDELAEVSVPGEKKPRIGKVLEVSKGRAMLQMFEANDGVPVSETKVQFLGETMKLGVSPEMLGRIFDGAGRPIDGLQEIIPEARVDINGSPINPVSREFPNDFIQTGVSTIDAMNTLVRGQKLPIFSGSGMPHNKLATQIARQAKVKDGGSFAVVFGAMGVTFEEAQYFQREFEKTGALENSVIFLNTAADPVVERIATPRLALTAAEYLAFERDMHVLVILTDMTNYCEALREVSAARKDVPGRRGYPGYLYTDLSTIYERAGRIKGKKGSVTQIPILTMPEDDITHPIPDLTGYITEGQFVIDRPLYQKGVLPPVDVLKSLSRLWSAGVGEGKTREDHSSLKDQLFASYARGKDVRELAVVLGESALDDADKAHLKFAEEYERVFINQGEYEDRSIEETLTIGWNLLKMIPKTELKRAKKELIEKYMKLEETEAIA, translated from the coding sequence ATGCAAATACAGTTAAAAACGGTTTCTGACATTGCTGGACCGCTTCTTTTTGTTAATATTCCAGATGGAATTCGTGTTGGGTATGATGAACTCGCGGAAGTTTCTGTTCCTGGAGAAAAAAAGCCACGAATTGGAAAAGTACTAGAGGTATCAAAAGGACGTGCAATGCTTCAGATGTTTGAGGCAAATGATGGTGTTCCGGTGAGCGAAACAAAAGTTCAGTTCTTGGGAGAGACGATGAAACTCGGTGTTTCACCCGAAATGCTTGGACGAATTTTTGACGGAGCAGGAAGACCGATTGACGGATTACAAGAGATCATTCCAGAAGCAAGGGTGGATATTAACGGTTCTCCTATCAACCCCGTGAGTCGTGAGTTTCCGAATGACTTTATTCAAACAGGCGTTTCCACTATCGATGCTATGAACACGCTTGTTCGTGGACAGAAACTTCCCATTTTTTCTGGATCGGGAATGCCGCACAACAAACTTGCAACGCAGATTGCTCGTCAGGCAAAGGTAAAAGATGGAGGAAGTTTTGCCGTTGTTTTTGGGGCTATGGGAGTAACATTTGAAGAGGCACAGTATTTCCAACGAGAATTTGAAAAAACAGGAGCCCTTGAGAATTCTGTTATTTTCCTTAACACTGCGGCAGATCCAGTGGTTGAGCGTATTGCAACACCTCGTTTGGCGCTTACTGCCGCTGAGTATCTTGCCTTTGAGCGTGATATGCATGTTCTCGTAATCCTGACGGACATGACAAACTATTGTGAGGCACTTCGAGAAGTTTCCGCTGCACGAAAAGATGTTCCTGGACGCCGTGGGTATCCAGGGTATCTTTACACCGACCTTTCAACCATTTACGAACGTGCAGGGCGAATTAAGGGGAAAAAGGGGTCAGTAACCCAGATTCCAATTCTTACTATGCCAGAAGACGATATTACTCATCCTATTCCAGATCTTACCGGATATATTACTGAAGGACAGTTTGTAATTGATCGTCCGCTCTACCAAAAAGGGGTTTTGCCACCAGTAGATGTATTAAAATCTCTCTCTCGGCTTTGGTCAGCTGGAGTAGGGGAGGGGAAAACACGAGAGGATCACTCAAGCCTTAAAGATCAGCTTTTTGCGAGTTATGCTCGTGGAAAAGATGTACGAGAACTTGCGGTTGTGCTTGGAGAGTCTGCACTTGATGATGCGGATAAAGCACATCTCAAATTTGCAGAAGAGTATGAGCGTGTTTTTATTAATCAGGGAGAATATGAGGATCGTTCTATTGAAGAAACACTTACTATTGGATGGAATCTCCTTAAAATGATTCCAAAAACAGAGTTAAAGCGTGCAAAAAAGGAACTCATAGAGAAATACATGAAATTAGAAGAAACCGAGGCAATAGCATAA
- the ilvC gene encoding ketol-acid reductoisomerase, whose amino-acid sequence MNILSEKDAHPEILSGKTVAVLGYGAQGRAQAIMLQKSGVSVVVGVRENGKSFQKAQEDGLTVCSFSEASQKGDIIHILLPDEVQKEIYERDVLPYLSSEKILSFSHGFNIVFQRITPPEGVDVIMVAPKAPGTEELKEYEKGFGVPALIAVHTDASGNAKEIALSMAHAMRFTRAGVLECTFEQEAYEDLFGEQTVLCGGAAELVKTGFEVLTEAGYPPEMAYFECLHELKLIVDLMYEGGIEHMYDVVSNTAEFGGRTVGPKIIDAGTKERMKEALKAVETGKFAKDWMEDYETGLPLLTKLRKEQSAHPIEETGRKVRGLFRKG is encoded by the coding sequence ATGAATATTTTAAGTGAGAAAGATGCACATCCAGAAATACTTTCCGGAAAAACGGTAGCGGTTCTTGGGTATGGAGCGCAGGGGCGTGCACAAGCCATTATGCTTCAAAAGAGTGGAGTGAGTGTTGTTGTCGGAGTTCGAGAAAATGGAAAAAGTTTTCAAAAAGCACAAGAAGATGGACTTACAGTCTGTTCTTTTTCAGAAGCCTCACAAAAAGGAGACATTATTCATATTCTCTTGCCAGATGAAGTGCAAAAAGAAATATACGAGCGAGACGTGCTTCCATATCTTTCTTCTGAAAAGATTTTAAGCTTTTCACATGGATTTAATATTGTATTCCAAAGAATTACTCCGCCAGAGGGAGTAGATGTTATTATGGTGGCGCCAAAGGCTCCCGGAACGGAAGAACTGAAAGAATATGAGAAGGGATTCGGAGTTCCAGCACTTATTGCTGTTCATACAGATGCGAGCGGAAACGCAAAAGAAATAGCACTTTCCATGGCGCATGCTATGCGTTTTACAAGAGCGGGCGTACTCGAGTGTACCTTTGAACAAGAGGCATACGAAGATCTTTTCGGAGAGCAGACGGTACTCTGCGGTGGTGCGGCAGAACTCGTAAAAACTGGTTTCGAAGTACTTACAGAAGCAGGATACCCACCAGAAATGGCATATTTCGAATGTCTCCATGAACTCAAGCTTATTGTAGATCTCATGTACGAAGGAGGTATTGAACACATGTATGATGTGGTCTCCAATACCGCGGAATTTGGAGGACGCACTGTTGGACCAAAAATCATTGATGCCGGAACGAAGGAGCGCATGAAAGAGGCTCTCAAAGCAGTAGAAACCGGAAAGTTTGCCAAAGATTGGATGGAAGATTATGAAACCGGCTTACCACTTCTTACAAAACTCCGAAAAGAGCAATCGGCACATCCAATTGAAGAGACCGGAAGAAAAGTGCGAGGATTATTTCGAAAAGGATAA
- a CDS encoding dihydrofolate reductase, whose product MLFLIAAIGKNRELGGGNALLWNLPDDLKHFRDYTKEKTLIMGKNTFLSIGKPLPERKNIVITSNSHFSFRGVDTALSFESALYFARNLRHPACVIGGAEVYKKALPYTTEICITFVDADFPNADVFFPVVDFSKWEEVSRQHFSKDSQNEYAFDIVRFARKEEEKR is encoded by the coding sequence ATTCTTTTTCTTATTGCCGCTATCGGGAAAAACAGAGAGCTCGGAGGAGGGAATGCACTTCTCTGGAATCTTCCAGATGATTTAAAGCATTTTCGAGATTACACCAAAGAAAAAACACTTATCATGGGCAAAAACACCTTTCTTTCTATTGGGAAACCGCTTCCTGAGCGAAAAAATATTGTCATCACATCCAATTCTCACTTTTCATTCCGAGGAGTCGATACTGCACTTTCTTTTGAATCGGCACTCTATTTTGCTCGAAATCTTCGGCATCCGGCGTGTGTTATTGGTGGAGCCGAGGTTTATAAAAAAGCTCTTCCTTACACAACAGAAATTTGTATCACTTTTGTGGATGCAGATTTCCCAAATGCAGACGTTTTTTTTCCAGTCGTAGATTTTTCAAAATGGGAAGAAGTTTCTCGACAGCACTTTTCAAAAGACTCACAAAACGAATATGCGTTTGATATTGTTCGGTTCGCGCGAAAAGAAGAGGAAAAGAGGTGA
- the thyA gene encoding thymidylate synthase, translated as MKEYLALVQKILQEGIDKEDRTGTGTRSLFGAQMRFSLADGFPLLTTKKVYLRAIIHELLWFLSGSTNIRPLVLQNVKIWNEWPYEGYKSSDAYEGETLEEFVEKIRKDEEFAKKWGELGPVYGKQWIRWEGKNGEKINQIANVLEEIKTNPNSRRMIVSGWNVADIQELIHGKRSAPPLCHTLFQFNVANGKLHCQLYQRSADFFLGVPFNIASYSLLTLMMAQCANLEPGDFVHTFGDVHIYQNHFDQIQLQLSREPRTLPRIKLNLKKKDIFDFVFEDFELIGYDPHPAIQGDIAV; from the coding sequence ATGAAAGAGTACCTTGCTTTAGTGCAAAAAATACTTCAAGAGGGAATCGACAAAGAAGACCGAACCGGTACCGGAACTCGATCGCTTTTTGGAGCGCAAATGCGATTTTCTCTTGCCGATGGATTTCCACTTCTCACGACAAAGAAAGTGTACTTACGCGCTATTATTCACGAACTCCTGTGGTTTCTCTCGGGAAGCACAAACATTCGCCCCCTTGTGCTTCAAAATGTAAAAATATGGAATGAATGGCCATATGAAGGCTATAAATCGAGTGATGCCTATGAAGGAGAAACACTAGAGGAATTTGTGGAAAAAATTCGAAAAGATGAGGAATTTGCAAAGAAATGGGGGGAGTTGGGACCGGTCTATGGTAAACAGTGGATACGTTGGGAAGGAAAAAATGGCGAAAAAATTAATCAGATTGCCAATGTTCTTGAAGAGATAAAAACAAACCCCAACTCTCGACGGATGATCGTGAGTGGCTGGAATGTGGCGGATATTCAAGAACTTATTCATGGAAAGCGTTCTGCGCCACCGCTTTGCCATACATTATTTCAGTTTAATGTCGCCAACGGAAAACTCCACTGTCAACTCTATCAGCGAAGTGCCGATTTTTTTCTTGGAGTCCCATTTAATATTGCTTCTTATTCACTTCTCACACTGATGATGGCACAGTGTGCCAATCTTGAACCAGGAGATTTTGTTCACACATTTGGCGATGTGCACATTTACCAAAATCATTTCGATCAAATACAACTCCAACTTTCACGTGAGCCAAGGACACTTCCGCGCATAAAACTAAATTTAAAAAAGAAGGACATCTTCGATTTTGTTTTTGAGGATTTTGAGCTTATAGGATACGATCCACATCCAGCAATACAAGGGGATATCGCCGTGTAA
- a CDS encoding insulinase family protein yields MFSQKKFSNGLRLVTAPVEGTKSVTVLILVGAGSRYESDKERGIAHFLEHMFFKGGKKYDTPKKVSETIDGIGGDFNAFTGKEYAGYYVKCSGEQVETAFDVLSDMLISTKLSAEDIERERGVILEELNMYQDTPMYQVGWDFEHILFGDTPMGRDQIGLPETIQSFSADDFRAFRHDLYSADNTVVIAAGDITPEKAEALTKSFFTFDERKKSRQFDAIPKKQEVERVHVREKKTEQAHLVIGYPSVPLGNPQEYATRLLAVILGGNMSSRMFLAVREEKGLCYSIHTSADQYSDTGVISTHAGVDLRRVPEAIAAISEEYRRIAEEGIDEAELAKAKSFLKGKLTLRMEDSEERASFFGVQAILRGDVFPLEELFQKIESVSLRDIQKIAKELLVPEKCHLSLIGPFSGREEEFLQIIS; encoded by the coding sequence ATGTTTTCACAAAAAAAATTTTCAAATGGATTACGACTTGTTACTGCACCAGTAGAGGGAACAAAATCTGTTACAGTGCTTATTTTGGTGGGTGCGGGAAGTCGGTATGAATCGGATAAAGAGCGGGGAATTGCTCATTTTCTTGAGCACATGTTTTTTAAAGGCGGAAAAAAGTATGACACCCCAAAAAAAGTTTCCGAAACCATTGATGGTATTGGCGGCGATTTTAACGCCTTTACCGGAAAAGAATATGCTGGCTATTATGTAAAGTGCTCTGGAGAGCAGGTCGAAACCGCATTTGATGTGCTTTCGGATATGCTTATTTCCACAAAACTTTCTGCAGAAGATATTGAGCGAGAACGAGGTGTTATTCTTGAGGAGCTCAACATGTATCAGGATACACCCATGTATCAGGTGGGATGGGATTTTGAACATATTCTATTTGGTGATACTCCCATGGGGCGTGACCAAATTGGTCTCCCCGAAACAATTCAGTCCTTTTCTGCGGACGATTTTCGTGCTTTTCGTCACGATCTCTATAGTGCCGACAACACAGTGGTCATTGCGGCAGGAGACATTACGCCAGAAAAAGCCGAAGCATTGACGAAATCATTTTTTACATTTGATGAACGAAAAAAATCCCGACAATTTGACGCCATTCCCAAAAAGCAAGAGGTGGAACGAGTTCATGTTCGCGAAAAAAAAACAGAGCAGGCGCATCTTGTAATTGGTTACCCAAGTGTTCCACTTGGAAATCCGCAAGAATATGCCACACGTCTTCTTGCAGTTATTCTTGGAGGAAATATGAGTTCGCGCATGTTCCTTGCTGTGCGCGAGGAAAAAGGACTCTGCTATTCCATTCATACCTCCGCCGATCAATATTCTGACACAGGCGTTATTTCAACTCATGCTGGTGTTGATTTACGCCGTGTTCCTGAAGCGATTGCTGCTATTTCAGAAGAATATCGACGTATTGCTGAAGAGGGCATTGATGAGGCAGAACTTGCAAAAGCGAAAAGTTTTTTGAAAGGAAAACTCACGCTTCGTATGGAAGATAGTGAAGAACGAGCAAGTTTTTTCGGAGTGCAGGCAATTTTACGGGGAGATGTTTTTCCTCTGGAGGAACTCTTTCAAAAAATCGAATCGGTTTCCCTAAGAGATATTCAAAAAATTGCTAAAGAGCTTCTTGTTCCCGAGAAATGTCACCTCTCACTCATTGGTCCGTTTTCTGGTCGAGAAGAAGAATTTTTGCAAATTATCTCCTAA
- a CDS encoding UDP-N-acetylmuramoyl-tripeptide--D-alanyl-D-alanine ligase, whose protein sequence is MKKLFLFLLSLRARKVLTTATSVIGITGSIGKTTTRMAIAHILSSYFRVQTSPQNFNTPIGLLLTILKKETLPESRGEWLSLLWNVFSQPLPHPEILVLEYGIDTPGDMDDLLVITTPDIAVMTPITPVHMAEGQFSSVNDIRREKLKLAHAAKKMVIGNAFDAETTEELQRLRSDSLILFGENTEYSPFTKGVLLKNIISNSDGISFTLDGEVYKAPLIGTFQAQIVAPAILIARMFGLPSETIRDSLSTFSPPSGRGRIFEGIHNSRIWDFSYNSSPAATSAVLSAFGTIGITGRKIALLGNMNELGELAFSEHVRLGETAAKYVDELVFVGKNAEAFAKGVAEKVPLRCFEDANKAGNFLQSSLKEGDFLLVKGSQNKVFLEKAIRMLLKNPNDEKHLCRNSKRWRDQST, encoded by the coding sequence ATGAAAAAACTCTTTCTCTTCCTCCTTTCGCTTCGAGCACGAAAAGTACTTACCACTGCTACGAGCGTTATTGGCATTACAGGGTCGATAGGAAAAACAACGACACGAATGGCGATTGCCCATATTCTTTCTTCATATTTTCGTGTTCAAACAAGTCCGCAAAACTTCAACACTCCCATAGGTCTTTTGCTTACCATTCTCAAAAAAGAAACGTTGCCAGAATCACGAGGAGAATGGCTTTCTCTTCTTTGGAATGTATTTTCGCAACCGCTTCCTCACCCAGAAATACTCGTTCTTGAGTATGGTATCGATACCCCAGGAGACATGGACGATCTTCTTGTCATAACAACTCCAGATATCGCAGTGATGACACCAATCACTCCTGTGCACATGGCAGAAGGGCAATTTTCGAGCGTGAATGATATTCGACGAGAAAAACTCAAGCTCGCACATGCCGCCAAAAAAATGGTTATCGGAAATGCGTTCGATGCAGAAACTACAGAAGAACTTCAACGTTTGCGATCAGATTCTCTCATACTTTTTGGGGAAAACACTGAGTATTCCCCCTTTACAAAGGGGGTACTTTTAAAAAATATCATTTCCAATTCTGACGGAATCTCCTTTACATTAGATGGAGAAGTGTACAAAGCTCCACTTATTGGTACGTTTCAGGCACAAATTGTGGCCCCTGCCATTCTCATAGCGCGAATGTTTGGTCTTCCGTCAGAGACTATCCGAGACTCACTTTCCACATTTTCCCCTCCTTCTGGAAGAGGGCGAATTTTTGAAGGAATACACAATTCTCGCATTTGGGATTTTTCGTACAACTCTTCTCCTGCCGCCACTTCCGCTGTTCTTTCGGCTTTTGGAACAATAGGAATCACCGGAAGAAAAATTGCACTTCTCGGAAATATGAATGAGCTTGGAGAACTCGCTTTTAGTGAGCATGTTCGTCTTGGGGAAACTGCCGCAAAATATGTAGATGAACTTGTTTTTGTAGGGAAAAATGCGGAGGCATTTGCAAAAGGTGTTGCCGAAAAAGTTCCACTTAGGTGTTTTGAAGATGCGAACAAAGCAGGAAATTTTTTACAGAGTAGCCTCAAAGAAGGGGATTTTCTCCTCGTGAAAGGATCACAAAATAAGGTGTTTTTGGAAAAAGCTATTCGCATGCTCCTCAAAAATCCTAATGATGAAAAACACCTTTGTCGGAATTCGAAGAGGTGGAGAGACCAATCAACATAG